The following coding sequences are from one Schizosaccharomyces osmophilus chromosome 1, complete sequence window:
- a CDS encoding Clp1-interacting protein Nsk1: MVVPSRFSMTDVTPFLTLPSIPLSSVSPSRPSFHSSLASSPLRILSPFKPPSSSLPRVASPTKVTSPAMMSSLQEKTSTPIKKVDLSDDGSPSPKNFVPTKASGKEQKLTSSPKVSSNPSLTSTPPGIFEQDHFFSARSKRKNNLFFVDENGSSRVVLGTPSRVPSPTKTGSMLNSPPSRVELNRSPNSSASSIHSPPLRSPVRSSVRTPLSPPSRKRLRAKNEPVSPTPASPSPPPKLPSVLGRPRRLAAMEASPAIRRALVSSRPTKPVSDHSLKSKTDSQSKEKQSFSKNMKEMASSGGKYTEKPLQERNVETLGTSDKFANLLRDVHSEDGTVDKDDHHPDSLSKKRQFRQAKATGLSPRQTDPASIKPVNVEAKKSPSNSKRKVKWSKKLVHGTSDVEPTTLSRPSKSEPSKSCLASKSRE; the protein is encoded by the coding sequence aTGGTGGTCCCTTCACGCTTTTCGATGACAGATGTAACTCCTTTTCTCACTCTCCCGTCCATTCCTTTGTCCTCCGTCTCGCCCAGTCGACCTTCGTTTCATAGTAGTTTGGCTTCTTCTCCTCTTCGGATTCTATCCCCCTTTAAACCGCCATCCTCTTCCCTCCCACGAGTTGCTAGTCCGACCAAAGTAACGTCCCCGGCCATGATGAGTTCCCTTCAAGAGAAAACTTCTACGCCTATAAAGAAAGTAGATCTCTCTGATGATGGCTCACCCTCTCCGAAGAACTTTGTCCCGACGAAAGCTTCTGGTAAGGAACAAAAATTGACATCTTCTCCCAAAGTATCTTCCAATCCTTCATTGACTTCAACGCCTCCTGGAATCTTTGAGCAAgatcattttttttcggCCCGTTCAAAACGGAAAAAtaatctcttttttgtaGATGAAAATGGCTCTAGTCGTGTCGTCCTCGGTACTCCTTCGCGAGTTCCAAGTCCTACCAAAACAGGGTCTATGCTCAATTCTCCACCCTCAAGAGTGGAACTTAATCGTTCCCCAAACTCCAGTGCATCTTCGATTCATTCTCCACCTTTACGCTCCCCAGTTCGTTCTTCCGTGCGGACGCCTTTGTCCCCTCCTTCCAGAAAAAGACTGCGTGCCAAAAACGAACCTGTTTCTCCTACCCCCGCTTCTCCCAGCCCTCCACCGAAACTTCCATCTGTCTTGGGTAGACCGAGGCGGTTAGCTGCTATGGAAGCTAGTCCTGCCATTCGAAGAGCTTTGGTTTCGTCAAGACCGACAAAGCCGGTCTCGGACCATTCcttaaaaagcaaaacgGATTCCCAatcaaaagagaaacaaagtttttccaagaatatgaaagaaatggCTTCTTCTGGTGGTAAATATACAGAAAAGCCATtgcaagaaagaaatgttGAAACTTTGGGTACATCTGAcaaatttgcaaatttgCTACGAGACGTCCACTCTGAAGATGGAACAGTAGATAAAGATGACCATCATCCTGACTCACTTTCGAAAAAGAGACAGTTTCGACAGGCGAAAGCCACTGGACTTTCCCCGAGACAAACCGATCCTGCTAGTATCAAGCCCGTCAACGTGGAAGCCAAAAAATCCCCCTCCAATTCAAAGCGGAAAGTGAAATGGTCCAAGAAATTGGTGCATGGCACCAGCGACGTAGAACCGACAACTCTGTCTCGTCCGTCCAAGTCAGAACCCTCTAAAAGCTGCCTTGCTTCTAAATCAAGGGAGTAA
- the dsc2 gene encoding Golgi Dsc E3 ligase complex subunit Dsc2 produces MSSSSNNVPANMEITKFLLIGISTAAVVAGVFGLKPYFHINYTLHLTSHYQYWRLLIWQLVYWNSTEVLQALFILYQARDVERLLGSNKYASFCIYMFAMGTFITPLFCFPLAYLFHNFGYIHPGPTFVVFAILYQYFYVVPSTVYVRFYKIFITDKVQMLFPLLGLALSNPPSSFFNAVLGWTVGMFYCHGFLPYTSWRLPARFVPAVSSSRHIYIRPPHTDSQAPLDFDPSSLFPAFAANFNTNLRADINATNDTGSTNVPDLQRDTTPHSDAEASGFTSSIPRNPSFRSRPSVTRQPSAPVLPAGPASQLYDMISGRSERPELAGVREEDVETVQTIMQTTRAQAVQALSQTNDVQQAVELLLEQQSYES; encoded by the exons ATGTCGAGTAGCAGTAATAACG TTCCTGCGAATATGGAGATTACGAAATTTCTGTTAATAGGAATTTCTACTGCTGCAGTCGTAGCAGGAGTTTTTGGATTGAAGCCCTATTTCCATATAAATTATACTTTGCATCTGACATCTCACTATCAG TACTGGAGACTTTTAATATGGCAATTGGTCTACTGGAATTCAACAGAGGTTCTTCAGGCACTTTTTATACTGTATCAAGCTCGAGACGTGGAACGGTTGTTAGGATCTAATAAATATGCTTCATTTTGCATTTATATGTTTGCAATGGGAACGTTTATAACTCCACTATTCTGTTTTCCCTTAGCCTACTTATTCCATAACTTTGGATACATTCACCCTGGCCCTACCTTCGTTGTCTTCGCCATCCTTTATCAATACTTTTACGTCGTTCCATCAACCGTCTATGTTCGATTCtataaaattttcatcACGGATAAAGTTCAAATGCTATTTCCTCTACTGGGACTAGCCTTATCCAATCCGCCTagctctttttttaacgCCGTCCTTGGATGGACCGTCGGGATGTTTTATTGCCATGGTTTTCTCCCTTATACGTCTTGGCGTTTACCCGCTCGCTTTGTTCCTGCCGTTTCTTCATCTCGTCATATATATATTCGTCCACCCCATACCGATTCCCAAGCACCTTTGGACTTTGATCCCTCTTCCTTGTTTCCTGCATTTGCTGCCAACTTTAATACAAACCTTCGCGCAGATATCAATGCTACCAACGACACCGGTTCTACAAACGTTCCAGATCTTCAAAGAGATACTACACCTCATTCTGATGCTGAAGCTTCAGGTTTCACATCCAGCATACCAAGAAACCCCTCTTTCCGAAGTCGACCTTCTGTGACGCGTCAACCTTCTGCACCTGTTTTGCCAGCCGGACCTGCATCTCAGTTATATGATATGATTAGCGGTCGGTCGGAACGTCCTGAATTGGCTGGTGTGAGAGAAGAAGACGTTGAAACTGTACAAACTATTATGCAAACAACAAGAGCGCAAGCCGTCCAAGCCTTGTCCCAAACTAATGATGTTCAACAAGCTGTCGAGCTTCTTTTAGAACAGCAATCTTACGAATCTTAG
- the oar2 gene encoding 3-oxoacyl-[acyl-carrier-protein] reductase Oar2 has protein sequence MRRILITGGSSGIGKRIAQLWSQQGHQCHLVSRSEERLQETIRSLSNIQGQFHKYTVADVCTDMNSISNLVEKETFDTVVHAAGVTQSSLLVRTSENEVDNIINTNLLAPMKLSKIAVSIWLRQRSPKDRLILFLSSRLANYSLPGTSVYAASKVALETFTKVLATEVAARGIRVNAVAPGYTDTSMLNEQMRQIAKQRVPLKRLASTDEVVDACTFLLKNSYATGTILPINGGL, from the coding sequence ATGCGCAGAATTCTAATAACAGGTGGGAGTAGTGGTATAGGAAAACGAATTGCTCAACTATGGAGTCAGCAAGGTCATCAATGCCATTTGGTAAGCAGAAGTGAAGAAAGACTTCAAGAGACAATTCGCTCATTGTCCAATATTCAAGGTCAGTTTCATAAATATACTGTGGCAGACGTTTGCACGGACATGAATAGCATTTCGAATcttgttgaaaaagagaCGTTTGACACAGTTGTCCATGCTGCTGGAGTTACGCAATCAAGCCTGTTGGTTCGTACTAGTGAAAATGAAGTGGATAATATCATAAATACAAATTTGTTGGCTCCTATGAAACTCTCAAAGATTGCCGTCTCTATATGGTTGCGCCAACGAAGTCCAAAAGACAGgcttattctttttctatcaTCTAGGCTAGCAAACTACTCCCTTCCCGGAACGAGCGTTTATGCAGCATCAAAAGTGGCATTGGAAACATTCACTAAAGTACTAGCTACCGAAGTGGCAGCCCGGGGAATCCGAGTGAACGCTGTTGCACCAGGATACACGGACACTTCTATGCTAAATGAGCAAATGCGTCAAATCGCGAAGCAACGTGTCCCGTTAAAGCGTTTAGCTTCTACCGATGAGGTGGTGGATGCTTGCACGTTTTTGCTAAAAAACTCTTATGCAACTGGCACAATATTGCCAATTAATGGAGGACTTTAA
- the ssu72 gene encoding RNA polymerase II CTD phosphatase Ssu72 has product MAPNTQLEISVICASNQNRSMEAHNLLKNAGYQVDSFGTGSAVRLPGPSIDKPNIYPFGYPYDSIYKELESQDSRLYTANGLLKMLDRNRHIKRAPNRWQDQEFIYDVVITCEERCYDAICEDMYRRGESKSRPVYLINVDIKDNHEEASVGGKAILDLVQQLTDAKDSFEDEFTNIMAQWQAKHPTLPALYTIHFF; this is encoded by the exons ATGGCTCCAAATACACAGCTTGAGATCAGTGTCATTTGCGCTTCGAATCAGAACCGCAGTATGGAGGCACACAATTTACTCAA AAATGCTGGTTACCAGGTGGATTCGTTTGGTACAGGAAGCGCAGTACGTCTTCCGGGTCCAAGTATCGACAAGCCCAATATTTACCCATTTGGATATCCTTACGATAGTATTTATAAAGAGCTAGAGTCGCAGGACTCTCGTCTTTATACGGCGAATGGGCTCCTTAAAATGTTAGACAGGAATCGACATATCAAGCGTGCTCCTAATCGCTGGCAAGACCAAGAGTTTATATACGACGTGGTAATCACTTGTGAAGAACGTTGTTATGATGCCATCTGTGAAGACATGTACCGTCGAGGTGAATCAAAGAGTCGACCTGTCTACTTGATTAATGTCGATATAAAAGACAATCACGAAGAAGCAAGCGTTGGAGGCAAGGCCATTCTTGATCTCGTGCAACAGTTGACAGATGCCAAGGACTCTTTTGAGGATGAATTTACCAATATCATGGCTCAATGGCAAGCCAAACACCCAACTCTTCCTGCTCTTTATACgattcatttcttttaa
- the rpl2301 gene encoding 60S ribosomal protein L23 produces MSRGRGAASGTKYRMTLGLPVQAILNCADNSGAKNLYIVSVFGTGARLNRLPAASCGDMILATVKKGKPDLRKKIMPAIVVRQRKAWRRKDGVFLYFEDNAGVIVNPKGEMKGSAITGPVAKECADLWPRIASNAGTVV; encoded by the exons ATGTCTCGTGGACGCGGTGCAGCTTCCGGTACTAAGTACAGGATGACCTTGGGTCTCCCTGTTCAAGCCATCTTGAACTGTGCTGATAACTCTGGTGCCAAGAACCTTTACATTGTTTCCGTTTTCGGTACTGGTGCTCGTCTTAACCGTCTCCCTGCTGCAAGCTGTGGTG ATATGATTCTTGCTACTGTCAAGAAGGGTAAGCCTGACTTGCGTAAGAAGATTATGCCTGCCATTGTTGTTCGTCAACGCAAGGCCTGGCGCCGTAAGGACGGTGTCttcctttattttgaaGACAACGCCGGTGTCATTGTCAACCCCAAGGGTGAAATGAAGGGATCTGCTATCACTGGTCCTGTTGCTAAGGAATGTGCTGATCTCTGGCCCCGTATTGCTTCCAATGCAGGCACTGTAGTTTAA
- the ntr1 gene encoding RNA-binding splicing factor Ntr1, with the protein MSDFSSEEFEEELDFGTRRSGPGEKWTGDGRSRQKERAMLGIFGSDEEEDGYYNPEVKNFRVPPKNIRFVGKNEQLKSEQTVTSSDLLEGTHNTPRKEKENGGEIPKMKFNTKGFGAKMLEKMGYKKGQGLGANAEGIAAPVESKLRPERVGLGAIRERTEKERREAILRGEISDSEDEEIRQKRERESKMKKKTKEKLKSSSELSNALGDFSIPPVLASILDAGINETKRIEVTSTILKPGAEINEKDVNDSIDQLSRLARVESENYVTSWQQLQARKAYIRMEKERISNEYDQRNMEINRLEKLLEKVDEIHAGIANMAVEDVNESVDELERAIQPVTYLIEILPVEFTEPNMHYELDSVAVSILMAVVSKPFQNWDVFRHPYFLLEHFLSWRNSLQSNAFRPKTDRPDTFLDMELEMEEDQSGQANFTHYESLMMALWETRVSKALRDDWNSRDTSKALQLLEAWDMVVPSKVKEVLIKDSILPKLQDEINIWKPSMRSRKRSADSLHHWIFPWLPYLGSFSDDLLSVVLTRLSRVLSGWDIGFGPLDDFSAWRFAFTDDMLDRVLEKTILPKLEKLLQEKLVIDPSNQDMNVILTVLAWKDAFRATVYGKLLIDHFFSKWLMILYEWLTFSPNFEEASEWYRWWKSFFPEDVATNVYVQQGFSKGLDMMNESLENKTITPPTSYVGAQIQQKLDGNEKKLNAQKLANQLRDESIRQAPETVSFREIVEDFCSDQGFLLVPLRKSHPLSGNALFRISAQAAKSRGITVYLKNDIIWMKPFGATEDAVFQPIGFEEIPTLLNPRPS; encoded by the coding sequence ATGAGCGACTTTTCAtcagaagaatttgaagagGAATTAGATTTTGGGACGCGCCGATCTGGGCCAGGAGAAAAATGGACAGGAGATGGACGCTCTCGACAAAAGGAACGCGCCATGCTGGGCATCTTCGGAAGcgatgaggaagaagacGGATACTATAATCCAGAAGTTAAGAATTTTCGCGTTCCTCCAAAAAATATACGATTTGTTGGAAAGAATGAGCAGCTGAAGTCAGAACAAACAGTAACCTCTAGTGATTTACTCGAGGGGACTCATAATACTCccagaaaagaaaaagaaaacggTGGTGAGAttccaaaaatgaaatttaaTACTAAAGGATTCGGCGCAAAAATGCTGGAGAAAATGGGATACAAAAAGGGACAAGGTTTAGGAGCGAATGCCGAAGGTATAGCGGCTCCTGTGGAATCCAAATTGCGCCCAGAAAGGGTCGGTTTGGGTGCAATTCGTGAaagaacagaaaaagaaagacgtGAAGCAATCCTTCGAGGAGAAATTTCGGACAgcgaagatgaagaaatcCGCCAGAAACGAGAGAGAGAAAGtaagatgaaaaagaaaactaaagaaaaactaaagtCTTCTTCCGAGTTGTCAAACGCCTTGGGAGACTTTTCCATTCCACCTGTCCTTGCTAGTATTCTGGATGCCGGCATCAATGAAACGAAGAGGATTGAGGTAACCTCCACTATTTTAAAACCTGGAGCTGAAATCAATGAGAAAGACGTTAATGATTCGATAGACCAACTTTCTCGCCTAGCGCGCGTGGAATCAGAAAATTATGTTACGAGCTGGCAGCAGCTGCAAGCCCGAAAAGCGTACATTAggatggaaaaagaaagaatttcaaatGAGTATGATCAAAGAAATATGGAAATTAATCGGTTGGAAAAGTTGCTGGAAAAGGTTGACGAAATTCATGCTGGTATAGCAAATATGGCTGTGGAAGATGTGAATGAATCTGTAGATGAATTAGAAAGAGCCATACAGCCTGTAACATATTTGATTGAGATACTTCCTGTTGAATTTACTGAACCCAACATGCATTACGAACTCGATTCTGTCGCTGTAAGTATTTTGATGGCTGTGGTATCTAAGCCATTCCAGAATTGGGATGTTTTTAGACACCCTTACTTTTTGTTAGAGCATTTTTTATCTTGGAGGAACTCTCTTCAATCAAATGCGTTCCGTCCCAAGACAGATCGTCCTGATACGTTTTTGGATATGGAACtagaaatggaagaagacCAGTCAGGCCAGGCAAATTTTACTCACTATGAATCTTTAATGATGGCGCTTTGGGAAACAAGGGTTTCTAAAGCATTACGGGATGATTGGAATAGCCGAGATACTTCAAAAGCATTACAATTACTAGAAGCATGGGACATGGTTGTTCCATCTAAAGTCAAGGAAGTACTAATCAAGGATTCTATTCTCCCGAAATTGCAAGATGAAATTAATATATGGAAGCCGTCAATGCGATCACGAAAGAGATCAGCCGATTCTTTGCATCACTGGATATTTCCATGGTTACCGTATTTGGGAAGTTTTTCTGATGACCTTTTGTCGGTGGTCTTGACGCGTCTGTCAAGGGTATTGTCCGGATGGGATATCGGATTTGGGCCGTTGGATGATTTTAGCGCTTGGCGATTTGCATTTACGGATGATATGTTAGACCGTGTATTGGAAAAGACGATACTGCCAAAGTTAGAAAAGCTCTTGCAGGAGAAATTAGTGATTGATCCTTCAAATCAAGATATGAACGTCATATTAACTGTCCTTGCGTGGAAAGATGCCTTCCGGGCCACTGTTTACGGAAAGTTACTGATTGATCACTTTTTTTCGAAATGGCTGATGATTTTGTATGAATGGCTTACCTTTTCACCCaactttgaagaagctaGTGAATGGTATAGATGGTGGAAGTCGTTTTTTCCAGAAGACGTAGCGACAAATGTTTATGTACAACAAGGATTTTCCAAAGGTTTAGATATGATGAATGaatctttggaaaacaaaaccatTACTCCACCAACTTCTTACGTGGGCGCACagattcaacaaaaattgGATGGCAACGAAAAGAAGTTGAATGCGCAAAAGCTGGCAAATCAACTACGAGATGAAAGTATTCGCCAAGCTCCAGAAACTGTTAGTTTCCGAGAAATTGTTGAAGATTTTTGTAGTGACCAGGGTTTCCTGTTGGTACCTTTACGGAAGTCGCATCCCCTTAGTGGGAATGCTCTTTTCAGAATTTCTGCTCAAGCTGCAAAGTCTCGAGGGATTACTGTTTATTTAAAGAATGATATTATCTGGATGAAACCTTTCGGTGCTACAGAGGACGCTGTGTTTCAACCTATCGggtttgaagaaattcctACCCTCTTGAATCCACGTCCCTCTTGA
- the spa2 gene encoding Arf GAP, GTPase-activating protein Spa2, whose product MQNIIIRQYRFLAKYLEPEFFKEPALRNANARPREKLQRLSHVQFSELLTDVADELQRRINNDPKVPFLPPVESYHPKRNHARQKLASLAPSRLRDLCMDVYFEVQARYSNALKEVDTTPSIAQPNRTTSHPQVPSQKNPPAVHGSKIEGPSSSSLHPTERRTISSPNVVHPKAASREVPSSSSHALPTVPDAVPKSSPRRVPEDSPTKYLAKIEMLENNLAKSNSLLDVSKAEIESLKTKMNSDAVHHKSKLFNMEEKLHETSLQITTLNEKLKEAQLTRSASPGGVDGEFDKSLKMMQGLILSETTKVHHINELERSFEAQKDEIEHWKRVAVNAKASKIDDDVRLFTMNTVSMKTVRELLSPNGIVDEQLYVRYFVEMNVFVSSLRKDNPSQWMLTAKDIALTLEAIVSGLREAVLTKELLGLGSSIDDICTFTNNLMQQVRVAGSNGAFPISHIDASACSISVTLLEIVKKYGLLDSGKSSASYARTSLHPIDDLKNLSAAKAILADKTRRYNEVNQHVLNAISDDRATYEVQQLIHILTSIIRDTLFDVSAPLELMRDRNAFGIIHVSLQELRKCCMLLCDYEDHEQPSNTTIPPLTDLAFTTAKCFKNILRSIEDAEFTVQKTQFSSK is encoded by the exons ATGCAGAATATCATAATTCGTCAGTATCGCTTTCTTGCAAAATACCTGGAACCTGAATTTTTTAAGG AACCTGCTCTTCGAAATGCGAATGCAAGACCCCGTGAAAAGCTTCAGCGATTATCTCATGTACAATTTAGTGAGCTCTTAACAGATGTCGCCGATGAATTACAAAGAAGGATTAATAATGATCCAAAAG TTCCATTTTTACCTCCTGTGGAATCGTATCACCCCAAACGAAACCATGCCCGCCAGAAATTGGCTAGTCTGGCTCCATCGAGACTTCGAGACTTATGTATGGATGTATACTTCGAGGTGCAGGCTCGCTATAGCAATGCACTCAAAGAAGTTGATACCACTCCTTCTATAGCCCAGCCCAATCGGACAACTTCACATCCTCAGGTGCCTTCTCAAAAGAACCCTCCAGCAGTCCATGGCTCAAAAATCGAGGGGCCTTCCTCGTCTTCTTTGCATCCAACTGAACGTAGAACTATAAGTTCGCCAAATGTAGTCCATCCAAAAGCGGCAAGCCGTGAAGTACCGTCTTCATCATCCCATGCTTTGCCAACGGTGCCGGATGCTGTACCAAAGAGTTCTCCTCGTCGTGTACCCGAAGATTCCCCAACCAAGTATTTAGCTAAGATTGAGATGTTGGAGAATAATCTCGCGAAATCAAATTCTCTTTTGGATGTTtcaaaagcagaaattGAGTCtctgaaaaccaaaatgaaTTCTGACGCTGTTCATCATAAAAGCAAATTATTCAATATGGAGGAGAAACTTCATGAAACGTCGTTACAAATCACCACTTTGAACGAAAAGCTAAAAGAAGCTCAATTAACAAGAAGCGCTTCTCCTGGAGGTGTTGATGGTGAGTTTGACAAAAGCTTAAAAATGATGCAAGGGCTCATATTGTCGGAGACAACAAAGGTGCATCACATAAATGAATTAGAAAGATCTTTTGAAGCCCAAAAAGACGAAATAGAACATTGGAAACGAGTCGCTGTTAATGCTAAAGCTTCTAAAATTGATGACGATGTTCGcttatttacaatgaaCACTGTTTCTATGAAAACGGTTCGTGAATTGTTGTCTCCAAATGGTATCGTAGACGAGCAACTGTACGTTCGCTATTTTGTAGAGATGAACGTATTTGTATCGTCTTTAAGAAAAGATAATCCTTCGCAGTGGATGTTGACTGCTAAAGATATTGCCTTGACCCTTGAGGCTATCGTTTCCGGTCTTCGAGAGGCAGTTCTCACGAAAGAGTTACTCGGTTTAGGTAGTAGTATAGATGATATATGTACCTTCACCAATAATTTGATGCAACAAGTTCGAGTTGCTGGTTCTAACGGTGCGTTCCCAATAAGTCATATTGATGCTTCTGCTTGTTCCATTAGCGTTACTTTGTTGGAGATTGTGAAAAAGTATGGTCTGTTGGATTCAGGTAAATCTTCTGCTTCTTATGCAAGAACCTCCCTGCATCCCATAGATGATTTAAAGAACCTTTCTGCTGCCAAGGCAATACTCGCTGATAAAACAAGGCGATACAACGAGGTAAACCAACATGTCTTGAATGCTATTAGTGATGACAGAGCAACTTATGAAGTGCAGCAACTTATTCACATTTTGACCAGCATTATCCGAGATACTTTGTTTGACGTCTCTGCTCCTTTGGAATTGATGAGAGACCGTAACGCATTTGGAATTATTCATGTGTCTCTACAAGAATTACGAAAATGTTGCATGCTACTGTGTGATTATGAGGATCATGAGCAGCCTTCCAATACTACAATTCCCCCGCTGACTGACCTTGCTTTTACTACGGCTAaatgcttcaaaaacattcTTCGATCAATTGAGGATGCTGAGTTCACTGTTCAGAAAACCCAGTTTTCCAGTAAATAA
- the sod2 gene encoding mitochondrial superoxide dismutase Sod2, with protein sequence MLRFASKNASLFARNLTASGVRQLHGKAALPPLPYAYNALEPAISETIMKLHHDKHHNTYVTNLNAAQDKLSQPDLDLKSEIALQAAIKFNGGGHINHTQFWSIMAPTSEGGGKPVTDGSLHKSIVAKWGSLENFQKEMNGALAAIQGSGWAWLVKDKEGSLHITSTSNQDTVINAKVIIGIDAWEHAYYPQYENRKAEYFKAFWSVMNWKEAEHRYAAN encoded by the exons ATGTTACGCTTTGCTTCCAAGAACGCTTCTCTTTTTGCTCGTAACCTCACCGCTTCTGGTGTTAGACAACTCCATGGCAAGGCCGCTTTACCCCCTTTGCCTTATGCTTACAAt GCTCTTGAACCTGCCATTTCTGAAACCATCATGAAATTACATCATGACAAGCACCACAACACTTACGTGACCAACTTAAATGCTGCTCAAGACAAATTGAGCCAGCCCGACCTTGACTTGAAGTCCGAAATTGCTCTCCAAGCCGCTATCAAGTTCAATGGTGGTGGTCACATTAACCACACCCAATTCTGGTCCATCATGGCTCCTACCAGTGAAGGCGGTGGTAAGCCCGTTACCGATGGTTCTTTGCACAAGAGCATCGTCGCCAAGTGGGGATCTCTTGAAAACttccaaaaggaaatgaacGGTGCTCTTGCCGCCATCCAAGGTAGTGGATGGGCTTGGTTGGTCAAGGACAAGGAGGGCAGTCTCCACATTACTAGCACCTCCAACCAAGACACCGTTATCAACGCCAAGGTTATCATTGGTATCGATGCTTGGGAACACGCTTACTATCCTCAATATGAAAACCGCAAGGCCGAATACTTCAAGGCTTTCTGGTCCGTTATGAACTGGAAGGAAGCCGAACACCGTTACGCAGCCAACTAA